The proteins below come from a single Venenivibrio stagnispumantis genomic window:
- a CDS encoding alkaline phosphatase D family protein, giving the protein MVTRREFLELLGISTAYLLIHPYVAFAGEDDIFPSGVASADPTNDSIILWTRINPEVHKRLNKNLKVYIIDDIQKNPDKVLKEKAIKEFEIPANKITDIGDYTIKFKVSGLKPGKTYFYIFEYDNSKKIGRFKTLPTEVDKYQFIFVTCQNYEDGYYPAFKYISEEDEAGFVLHLGDAIYERVYGAKVSGRNINLPSGSKFAISLEDYRYLYKKYLSDENYQLARAMQTFIYIWDDHEFANDYYYNYGKDYWYSPSLPKELNEDRYKSLLLRKYAVKAWYEYIPADVSLDFKGHPLEWIKIYRDFKIGNLANLICLDERSYRESQCPKRYQSVGCYTQSQHTMLGLEQKRWFFDKVINNKNKFGWNIVANEVQFVSGKIDGFYGSTDAWDGYIGEREEILDILTKNDINNIVMLTGDRHAFLAADIPNSFKENYDKVLGAEFMTGAISSINASEAGWWKKDLSKYNNVDEISQAEISQNPWTKFLNQKTWGYSVLEIDKEKVSSTFYSVNKYEKNPPKEILAKFTYKRGESIKREI; this is encoded by the coding sequence TTGGTAACAAGAAGAGAATTTTTAGAGCTTTTGGGTATTTCAACAGCTTATTTATTAATACATCCTTATGTTGCTTTTGCAGGAGAGGATGATATATTTCCATCAGGAGTTGCAAGTGCAGACCCAACCAATGATAGTATAATCCTTTGGACAAGGATAAATCCTGAGGTTCATAAAAGATTAAATAAAAATCTAAAAGTTTATATTATAGATGATATACAAAAAAATCCGGATAAGGTTTTAAAAGAAAAGGCAATAAAAGAGTTTGAGATACCTGCAAATAAAATAACAGATATTGGTGATTATACAATAAAATTTAAAGTTAGTGGTTTAAAACCGGGAAAAACATATTTTTATATATTTGAGTATGATAATAGTAAAAAGATTGGAAGATTTAAAACTTTACCGACAGAGGTTGATAAATATCAATTTATCTTTGTAACATGTCAAAATTATGAAGATGGTTACTATCCTGCATTTAAATATATATCTGAAGAAGATGAGGCAGGTTTTGTTTTACATCTTGGAGATGCAATATATGAAAGAGTTTATGGAGCAAAAGTATCCGGAAGAAATATAAATCTTCCTTCAGGAAGTAAGTTTGCAATTTCCTTAGAAGATTACAGATATTTATATAAAAAATATTTATCCGATGAAAATTATCAGCTTGCAAGGGCTATGCAAACATTTATATATATATGGGATGACCATGAGTTTGCCAATGATTATTATTATAATTACGGAAAAGATTATTGGTATTCTCCATCTTTACCAAAAGAATTAAATGAAGACAGATACAAAAGTTTATTACTTAGAAAATATGCAGTTAAAGCTTGGTATGAATATATTCCTGCAGATGTTTCCTTAGATTTTAAAGGACATCCCCTTGAATGGATAAAGATTTATAGAGATTTCAAAATAGGAAATTTAGCAAATCTGATATGCTTAGATGAAAGAAGTTACAGAGAAAGCCAATGTCCTAAAAGATATCAATCAGTAGGTTGTTATACCCAATCTCAACATACAATGTTAGGTTTAGAACAAAAAAGATGGTTTTTTGATAAAGTTATAAATAATAAAAATAAATTTGGATGGAATATAGTTGCAAATGAAGTTCAATTTGTTAGTGGTAAGATAGATGGCTTTTATGGAAGCACAGATGCTTGGGATGGTTATATAGGGGAAAGGGAAGAAATATTAGATATATTAACTAAAAATGATATAAATAATATTGTAATGCTGACAGGAGATAGGCATGCATTCCTTGCAGCAGATATTCCAAATAGCTTTAAAGAAAATTATGATAAAGTTTTAGGTGCTGAATTTATGACAGGGGCTATAAGCTCAATAAATGCATCAGAAGCAGGCTGGTGGAAAAAAGATTTATCAAAATATAATAATGTTGACGAGATTTCACAGGCAGAAATTTCACAAAACCCATGGACTAAATTTTTAAATCAAAAAACATGGGGTTATTCTGTGCTTGAAATAGATAAAGAGAAGGTATCTTCTACATTTTATTCTGTAAATAAATATGAAAAAAATCCTCCTAAGGAGATATTGGCAAAATTCACATATAAAAGAGGAGAATCTATAAAAAGGGAAATTTAA
- a CDS encoding energy transducer TonB, with amino-acid sequence MNLYNYSLENDDYKHKTISFLLALLFSIISLFISSKLNFSIHPYEKESKSVKITLVELPSEKPSEKIEKPLPKIKKKENIKPVKPKPQEHIKEPVIENKKLPVEEKPKKEEKPEEKPVIEKKPEETVKNIDIKQPAKEEPKQEIKQPENILKPQEKHENKPEIKQSSPNPNPNELSLYLSKIKSIVESKKSYPERAKRFGIEGDVTLSIKVDSTGRILSVEIVKSSGSQILDDAAMEILNRIKSFPPPPGNKDFSFNLNINYKLEE; translated from the coding sequence ATGAATTTATATAACTATTCATTAGAAAATGATGATTATAAACATAAAACTATATCTTTCTTATTAGCTTTGTTATTTTCTATAATATCTTTATTTATCAGCTCAAAATTAAATTTTTCAATACATCCTTATGAAAAAGAGAGTAAGTCTGTAAAAATAACATTGGTAGAACTACCTTCAGAAAAGCCTTCTGAAAAGATAGAAAAACCATTACCTAAGATTAAGAAAAAAGAAAATATTAAACCGGTTAAGCCAAAACCTCAGGAACATATAAAAGAGCCTGTTATAGAGAATAAAAAATTGCCGGTTGAAGAAAAACCAAAAAAAGAAGAAAAACCGGAAGAAAAACCTGTTATTGAAAAGAAACCAGAAGAAACAGTTAAAAATATTGATATTAAACAACCAGCGAAGGAAGAACCAAAGCAGGAGATAAAGCAACCAGAAAATATACTAAAACCACAAGAAAAACATGAAAATAAACCGGAAATTAAACAAAGCTCACCAAATCCAAATCCTAATGAGCTTTCTCTTTATCTTTCTAAAATAAAGAGTATTGTAGAATCTAAGAAAAGTTATCCGGAAAGAGCAAAAAGATTTGGAATAGAAGGTGATGTTACTTTATCTATAAAAGTAGATTCAACAGGAAGAATTCTTTCTGTTGAGATTGTTAAATCTTCCGGTAGTCAAATCTTAGATGATGCCGCAATGGAAATTTTAAACAGGATAAAAAGTTTTCCACCACCACCCGGTAATAAAGATTTTAGCTTTAATTTAAATATAAACTACAAATTGGAGGAGTAA
- a CDS encoding ExbD/TolR family protein translates to MKNKKILLLSLMEEDEYQKEEIQIIPTIDVMMFLLVFFILYTLNVIPLFQQKLEIPSTKTAEQQNLKEEIIKIYISKDGEPKIDNKIIGISSIENYIKENKQNIKGILVITDKGAKVESVLKIIDIAKSEDITNIGIASNKEGQ, encoded by the coding sequence ATGAAGAATAAAAAGATATTACTTTTATCTTTAATGGAAGAAGATGAATATCAGAAAGAAGAAATTCAAATCATACCAACAATAGATGTTATGATGTTTCTTCTTGTTTTCTTTATTTTATATACATTAAATGTTATACCTTTATTTCAGCAAAAATTGGAAATACCATCTACCAAAACAGCAGAGCAACAAAACCTTAAAGAAGAAATTATAAAAATTTATATATCAAAAGATGGGGAACCGAAAATTGATAATAAAATAATAGGAATAAGTAGTATAGAAAATTACATAAAAGAAAATAAACAAAATATAAAAGGAATTTTAGTCATCACCGATAAAGGAGCAAAAGTAGAATCAGTTCTTAAAATAATAGATATAGCCAAATCTGAAGATATTACAAATATTGGTATAGCAAGCAATAAAGAGGGGCAGTAA
- a CDS encoding MotA/TolQ/ExbB proton channel family protein, giving the protein MNIDLKILHNFVFFVMFIMFVISNYVIIYKFFQLKNKPNSTLEERFNFIKNLKKGMWWLDFSATTAPLLGLLGTIFALMEAFQKLSAKGLSSSGDITGAIGFALLATAIGIVLSLWNYLFFKMFQDRISSYKEETKNILIEEILNEE; this is encoded by the coding sequence ATGAACATTGATTTAAAGATATTACATAATTTTGTTTTCTTTGTTATGTTTATTATGTTTGTTATATCAAATTATGTGATTATATATAAATTTTTTCAGTTAAAAAATAAACCAAACTCAACCTTAGAAGAAAGATTTAATTTTATAAAAAATCTAAAAAAAGGAATGTGGTGGCTTGATTTTTCTGCCACCACTGCTCCACTTTTAGGTTTATTAGGAACTATTTTTGCCCTTATGGAAGCTTTCCAAAAACTATCAGCAAAAGGATTGTCAAGTTCAGGAGATATAACCGGTGCCATTGGCTTTGCTTTATTAGCTACAGCAATAGGTATAGTTTTATCCTTATGGAATTATCTATTTTTTAAAATGTTTCAAGATAGAATCTCTTCTTACAAAGAAGAAACAAAAAATATATTAATTGAGGAGATTTTAAATGAAGAATAA
- a CDS encoding TonB-dependent receptor, with protein MKRLRFPLILFLLSNSFYMVYGQEPEIKVEVKEGQEKEKGSKLPVKKEKEAAKTQTTFEKEQLETSAGAGGINIFKAIELSPSLFVGTDDAYGLGGGTVTIRGFTNDQIGIEIDNMPLNDSGNYNIYPHEYIDVENLESATVERGATNKTSPYYADIGGSIKLRTKPPKNKFGVFYDLRYGSFGFNKEFFRIDTGLLKRLNLKAFISFSHTDAEKWKGPGKSPQYRDHITIGLAQNFDRFRWEFYFDNNSQLNYFYRGLTYNQALDLDTYRRFDYDPNFLTSQGKVNANYYGFYKNPYTNREYRANIEIDLSKNMMLSIKPYYWWGRGSGTSASSSGNNVYYSYNYTDRPGLITNLSINLPMKSKIDIGYWWEYADLKQAKPSFPVKVNPDGSYTLLTNTIGYGYIERTKTYTNTPYTNITVKNLMNMVDITAGFKYAQIKRDFDYYNTKGVPYIDMQNLFDYPLTKNNNLSYSRTYRKFLPSLNIGLKIDENIYPYFAYARNFRVPKNYLGSFPAGVTAEQVVNALSPELSDTFDLGVRFDYGTVYIVPAVYYTKYKDRIIYFTDPTNPSISYPQNVGKVDAYGAEIEVGMRPLRNLSLYTSASYNIAKLKESKYCGLSSALKQGCINIDGNQVPNTPKFMYKLGLNYEDFGVSIKPTFQYISSRYGDLTNKQQIGGYSIVNLNISTDRVRVFNRKVTAYVDIQNLLDTKYISRISVGDTSGTYYVGAPFTIAVGIKGGF; from the coding sequence ATGAAGAGACTTAGATTTCCCCTTATTTTGTTTTTATTGTCCAATAGCTTCTATATGGTTTATGGGCAAGAGCCGGAAATAAAAGTTGAAGTAAAAGAAGGACAAGAAAAGGAAAAAGGCTCTAAATTGCCTGTAAAAAAAGAGAAGGAAGCAGCAAAAACTCAGACAACTTTTGAGAAAGAACAACTGGAAACAAGTGCAGGAGCCGGTGGAATAAATATATTCAAAGCAATAGAACTGTCTCCATCTTTATTTGTAGGCACAGATGATGCATACGGTCTTGGAGGTGGAACTGTCACTATTAGAGGTTTTACAAATGACCAGATAGGTATTGAGATTGATAATATGCCTTTAAATGATTCCGGTAATTATAATATATATCCACATGAATATATAGATGTTGAGAATTTAGAGTCAGCAACAGTAGAAAGAGGTGCTACAAACAAAACATCTCCATATTATGCAGATATAGGCGGGTCTATAAAATTAAGAACAAAACCACCAAAAAATAAATTCGGTGTATTTTATGATTTAAGATATGGCTCTTTTGGATTTAATAAAGAGTTTTTCAGAATAGATACAGGTTTGTTAAAAAGATTAAATCTAAAAGCATTTATATCTTTTTCACATACAGATGCTGAAAAGTGGAAAGGTCCGGGCAAATCTCCTCAGTATAGAGACCATATTACAATAGGTTTAGCTCAAAATTTTGATAGGTTTAGATGGGAGTTTTATTTTGATAACAACTCACAACTAAATTACTTTTATAGAGGTTTAACTTACAACCAAGCATTAGATTTAGATACATACAGAAGATTTGATTATGACCCTAATTTTTTAACCTCTCAGGGAAAAGTCAATGCTAATTATTATGGGTTTTATAAAAATCCATATACAAATAGGGAGTATAGAGCAAATATAGAAATAGATTTGTCTAAGAATATGATGCTTTCTATAAAACCATATTATTGGTGGGGAAGAGGAAGTGGTACTTCAGCAAGTTCTTCTGGAAACAATGTTTATTATTCTTACAATTATACAGATAGACCTGGGTTAATTACAAATCTATCTATTAACTTACCTATGAAATCAAAAATTGATATAGGTTATTGGTGGGAATATGCAGATTTAAAACAAGCAAAACCAAGCTTTCCTGTAAAAGTTAATCCAGATGGAAGCTATACATTACTTACAAATACAATTGGATATGGTTATATAGAAAGAACAAAAACATACACAAATACACCTTATACAAATATAACAGTTAAAAATTTAATGAATATGGTAGATATAACAGCAGGTTTTAAATATGCACAAATAAAGAGAGATTTTGACTATTATAATACAAAAGGTGTTCCTTATATAGATATGCAAAATTTATTTGATTATCCTTTAACTAAAAACAATAATTTATCATATTCAAGAACTTACAGAAAATTTTTACCATCTTTAAATATAGGGTTAAAAATAGATGAAAATATATATCCTTATTTTGCTTATGCCAGAAACTTTAGGGTTCCAAAAAATTATCTTGGAAGTTTTCCTGCTGGTGTAACTGCAGAACAGGTAGTAAATGCATTATCTCCTGAACTTTCAGATACTTTTGATTTAGGTGTAAGATTTGATTATGGAACAGTATATATTGTTCCGGCTGTTTACTATACAAAATATAAAGATCGTATTATTTACTTTACAGACCCAACAAACCCTTCAATAAGTTATCCTCAGAATGTGGGTAAAGTAGATGCTTATGGAGCAGAAATAGAAGTAGGTATGAGACCTTTAAGAAATTTATCTTTATATACATCTGCTTCATACAACATAGCAAAACTTAAAGAATCTAAATATTGTGGTTTATCATCAGCTTTAAAACAAGGTTGTATCAATATAGATGGCAATCAAGTTCCTAACACACCTAAATTTATGTATAAATTGGGTTTAAATTATGAAGATTTCGGAGTTAGTATAAAACCTACATTCCAATATATTTCTTCCAGATATGGAGACCTCACTAATAAACAACAGATAGGTGGTTATAGTATTGTTAATTTAAATATTTCTACTGATAGAGTTAGAGTTTTTAATAGAAAGGTGACTGCTTATGTAGATATTCAAAATTTACTTGATACAAAATATATAAGCAGAATAAGTGTTGGAGATACTTCCGGAACTTACTATGTCGGTGCTCCTTTCACAATAGCAGTTGGAATTAAGGGAGGATTTTAA
- a CDS encoding heavy metal translocating P-type ATPase: MAIPYTINSFLSGRLQIKSEFLKYIHVSEFTIENYLKNHFKGVKKVKVSKKTGRLTLEYDKESFNPIGFFEFLNNISSETILEILSNAENGFIKPAKQEEEGNAKKWFLLNSSAFGLFLFRASIPANILTGITLALAIPVFKKALNSIRERKIDVHLLDSSAIALSAFQGNPLSSLLMTWLLSLGDLIEEKTQGTAHKAIEELLNYKNEEAWLVIDDGQAVRVPVEKIKKGDKIVVYTGEKITVDGIVEEGEALVNQASLTGESNPVLKKKEDKVYAGTFVEDGKLYIIAEKVGDETALAKIVHIIEESASQPIETQKKAEEVANKAVIPTLIAAGTVYGLTGNINRATSTLIIDYHTGIHVSIPVSVMSHMTLAAKRGILFKSGRHLEILHKVDTVVFDKTGTLTIGHPEITEIIAYKVSEIELLQIAASLEQRLTHPVAKSIVNHALEKGIELLPREDSKYHMGLGIEAKINGEKYYIGSTRFMEHIGIKTPQKAVEDRERMHEDGESVLYVVKGKTILGLIGFSDPPRPESKKVVEILHKMGREVILCTGDNIGAAALIAKKLGIKRFYARAFPDEKAKIIKELKKEGRTVAFLGDGVNDSPALSVADVGISIRSGADIAIEVADVVINNNLCNLIEAFKIADLSLENIEQNIKINTTANTIGLLGAMFGIFNPVTATIINNGTTVLLGLNALKPIWKKDTKYLDEICKI; this comes from the coding sequence ATGGCTATCCCTTATACCATAAACAGCTTTTTAAGTGGTAGATTACAGATAAAAAGTGAGTTTCTCAAATATATCCATGTATCTGAATTTACCATAGAAAATTATCTTAAAAATCATTTTAAAGGAGTAAAAAAAGTAAAAGTAAGTAAAAAAACCGGTAGATTGACCTTAGAATATGATAAAGAAAGTTTTAATCCTATTGGGTTTTTTGAATTTTTAAACAATATTTCTTCAGAAACAATACTTGAAATTTTGTCTAATGCAGAAAACGGATTTATTAAACCTGCAAAACAGGAAGAAGAAGGAAATGCTAAAAAATGGTTTTTATTAAACAGCTCGGCTTTCGGGCTGTTTTTATTTAGAGCTTCCATTCCTGCAAATATTTTAACTGGCATAACCTTAGCATTGGCAATTCCCGTATTTAAGAAAGCTTTAAACTCTATAAGAGAAAGAAAAATAGATGTTCATCTTTTAGATTCATCTGCGATAGCTTTATCTGCATTTCAAGGAAATCCTTTATCTTCTTTGCTTATGACATGGTTACTTTCCCTTGGAGATTTAATTGAGGAGAAAACCCAAGGCACAGCCCATAAAGCTATAGAAGAACTTCTAAATTATAAAAATGAAGAAGCATGGCTTGTAATAGATGATGGACAGGCAGTAAGGGTTCCGGTAGAAAAGATAAAAAAAGGAGACAAGATAGTTGTTTATACCGGTGAAAAGATAACTGTTGACGGTATAGTTGAGGAAGGAGAAGCCCTGGTAAATCAAGCATCTTTAACCGGAGAATCTAATCCTGTATTAAAGAAAAAAGAAGATAAAGTTTATGCCGGAACATTCGTAGAAGATGGTAAACTTTATATAATTGCAGAAAAAGTTGGAGATGAAACAGCCCTTGCAAAAATAGTCCATATAATAGAAGAAAGTGCATCACAACCAATAGAAACCCAAAAGAAAGCAGAAGAAGTAGCCAATAAAGCAGTAATTCCTACATTGATAGCAGCCGGAACTGTTTACGGATTAACAGGAAATATAAATAGAGCAACATCTACATTAATTATTGATTACCATACAGGTATTCATGTATCAATACCTGTGTCGGTTATGTCCCATATGACACTTGCAGCAAAAAGAGGTATTTTATTCAAAAGTGGAAGACATTTAGAGATTTTGCACAAAGTAGATACAGTTGTGTTTGATAAAACAGGAACTTTAACAATAGGACATCCTGAAATTACTGAAATCATTGCATACAAAGTTTCTGAAATAGAGTTATTGCAGATAGCAGCATCCTTAGAGCAAAGATTAACTCATCCTGTAGCAAAATCAATAGTTAACCATGCCCTTGAAAAAGGAATAGAATTACTCCCAAGGGAAGATTCAAAATATCATATGGGACTTGGTATTGAAGCAAAGATAAATGGAGAAAAATATTATATTGGAAGCACCAGATTTATGGAACATATCGGTATAAAAACACCTCAAAAAGCAGTAGAAGATAGGGAAAGAATGCATGAAGACGGAGAATCGGTTTTATATGTAGTAAAAGGAAAAACAATACTTGGATTAATAGGATTTTCTGACCCACCAAGACCTGAATCTAAAAAAGTAGTAGAAATTCTTCATAAAATGGGAAGAGAAGTTATTCTATGTACCGGTGATAATATAGGGGCAGCAGCATTAATAGCCAAAAAACTCGGTATTAAAAGATTTTATGCAAGGGCTTTTCCTGATGAAAAAGCTAAAATAATAAAAGAACTAAAGAAAGAAGGCAGAACAGTAGCATTTTTGGGAGATGGTGTAAATGATTCACCGGCTCTTTCGGTTGCAGATGTTGGAATATCTATAAGAAGTGGTGCAGATATAGCAATAGAAGTTGCAGATGTAGTTATAAACAACAATCTATGTAATTTAATAGAAGCATTTAAGATTGCTGATTTATCCTTAGAAAATATTGAGCAAAATATAAAAATAAACACAACTGCAAATACAATAGGCTTACTCGGTGCAATGTTTGGTATATTTAATCCTGTAACTGCAACAATCATAAATAATGGCACAACTGTATTACTTGGATTAAATGCTCTAAAACCAATATGGAAAAAAGATACAAAATATTTAGATGAAATTTGTAAAATTTAA
- a CDS encoding cation diffusion facilitator family transporter yields MDKNEIALNLNLVFSITLIYFFIELIGGFYYNSLALITDASFMAINILGQIIAIFAEKLSKRPADDWHPFGYERIKVISALFNGILVGFVLFYIFIDAFKRIVNPEPIEADKVLIIAIIGLLVNAFGVYKLYKHSEDINIKGAFIHILQDLLGSVGVIISSVIIKFTNLYLIDALASIFISFLVAYPTYLLIKDSIYILMEGNPAKIKKEDISKFLYSHFPFIANIKDTRIWALTPDKLIALLRVRTKDKNYDREKIKLIKEQLKKQFGFFDVYIELYEEG; encoded by the coding sequence ATGGATAAAAATGAAATAGCTCTAAACCTTAACCTTGTTTTTTCTATAACTTTAATATATTTCTTTATAGAGTTAATAGGAGGTTTTTACTATAATAGCTTAGCCCTTATAACAGATGCTTCATTTATGGCAATAAATATATTAGGACAGATTATTGCTATCTTTGCAGAAAAATTAAGTAAAAGACCTGCCGATGATTGGCATCCATTTGGCTATGAAAGAATTAAAGTTATTTCAGCCCTTTTTAATGGTATTTTGGTAGGATTTGTTTTATTTTATATTTTTATAGATGCATTTAAAAGGATAGTAAACCCTGAACCGATAGAAGCAGATAAAGTTTTAATTATTGCAATTATAGGCTTATTAGTAAATGCTTTTGGAGTATATAAGTTATACAAACATTCAGAAGATATAAATATAAAAGGGGCTTTTATTCATATTTTACAGGATTTATTAGGTTCTGTAGGTGTTATTATCTCCTCTGTTATAATAAAATTTACAAATCTATATTTAATTGATGCTTTAGCCAGTATATTTATAAGCTTTTTAGTTGCTTATCCTACATATTTATTAATTAAGGATTCAATTTATATCTTAATGGAAGGAAATCCGGCAAAAATAAAAAAGGAAGATATATCTAAATTTTTATATTCCCATTTTCCATTTATAGCTAATATTAAAGATACAAGAATCTGGGCATTAACTCCTGACAAATTAATAGCTTTATTAAGAGTTAGAACTAAAGATAAAAATTATGATAGAGAAAAAATAAAATTAATTAAAGAACAATTGAAAAAACAGTTTGGATTTTTTGATGTGTATATTGAGCTGTATGAGGAGGGATAA
- a CDS encoding ribonuclease H-like YkuK family protein, translated as MKSFNFNEIKEYISKTSKETSIYVGCDSRQTGDLTVFVSVIVVHIDSCKGGKIFYEVRKEKRIKSLKERLLKEVDFAVMTALNIIDVVDDRNLEVHLDINPDNRYKSHIIVKEAISYVLAQGLKPKLKPESFAAYSVADYLTKR; from the coding sequence ATGAAATCTTTTAACTTTAATGAGATTAAAGAGTATATATCCAAAACTTCAAAAGAAACATCTATTTATGTTGGTTGTGATTCAAGGCAGACCGGAGATTTGACAGTTTTTGTATCGGTTATAGTGGTTCATATAGATTCTTGTAAAGGTGGTAAAATCTTTTATGAAGTTAGAAAAGAAAAGAGAATAAAATCTTTAAAAGAGAGATTGTTGAAAGAAGTAGATTTTGCAGTTATGACAGCTTTAAATATTATAGATGTTGTTGATGACAGAAATTTGGAAGTTCATCTTGATATTAATCCGGATAACAGATATAAATCACATATAATAGTAAAAGAAGCAATCAGTTATGTATTGGCTCAAGGATTAAAGCCAAAATTAAAACCTGAATCCTTTGCCGCATACTCTGTTGCAGATTATTTAACAAAGAGATAA